A part of Paraliobacillus zengyii genomic DNA contains:
- a CDS encoding DNA mismatch repair protein MutT: MEYGETSSNELKREVLEEIGANITDVKFSGAIENIFTYNGDLGYEIVFVYDAEFVDKSFYEKPSFFGCEDNGVPFKVYWKPISDFKNEKILLVPEELLNLL, translated from the coding sequence ATAGAATACGGGGAGACAAGTTCTAATGAGTTAAAGAGAGAGGTTCTAGAAGAAATTGGTGCAAACATTACAGACGTAAAATTTTCAGGTGCAATTGAAAATATATTTACATATAACGGGGACCTTGGATATGAAATAGTCTTTGTATATGATGCAGAATTTGTTGACAAGTCCTTTTATGAGAAACCTTCTTTTTTTGGATGCGAAGATAATGGGGTGCCCTTTAAAGTGTATTGGAAGCCAATTAGCGATTTTAAAAATGAAAAAATACTGTTAGTTCCAGAAGAATTATTAAATTTGCTTTGA